A single window of Candidatus Palauibacter scopulicola DNA harbors:
- a CDS encoding amidase: MSEMDRRTFLQAGAAAGALLSLGGCAPRDDAPGSGLGGSGDETSAADIPDFALEEITIDEVHAGIRSGEYTCRSITEMYLERIEALNRQGPRLFAVLETNPDALEIADELDREFQASGPRGPLHGIPLLLKDNVDTADGMTTTAGSTALLGSIAPQDAFVAAGLRAAGALLLGKANMSEWAGWKSFEFGASGWSGRGWDGGRGGFCRNPYALDRTPGGSSSGSGSAAAANLAVATIGSETDGSIVGPSSRNCLVGIKPTIGLHSRGGVIPIAHSQDSTGPMARTVRDAAIMLGTMVGVDPRDPLTAASAGNFLTDYTGALDPAGLNGARVGVLREYAGFDSRVDALFEEALDAMRAEGATVVDPVTLPEELRFGNEYEMEVLYHEFKADLNAYLASLGPDAPIKSLAELIEYNEANHDLELALYGQELHVRSQERGPLTDQRYLDALAASHRLSRDEGIDRAMDEHRLDALVGITAGIPAIQDPLDASGGGGGGCSTPPAMAAYPNMSVPMGFIRGLPVGMSLCGRAWSEATLIRLAYAFEQATNVRRPPTFQATVQV, translated from the coding sequence ATGTCCGAGATGGATCGGCGCACTTTCCTGCAGGCCGGCGCGGCGGCCGGCGCCCTGCTCTCCCTCGGCGGCTGCGCGCCCCGGGACGACGCCCCTGGCTCCGGACTCGGAGGATCGGGGGACGAGACCTCGGCGGCCGACATCCCGGACTTCGCGCTCGAAGAGATCACGATCGACGAGGTCCACGCGGGCATACGGTCGGGCGAGTACACCTGCCGATCGATCACGGAGATGTACCTCGAGCGGATCGAGGCCTTGAATCGGCAGGGACCACGCCTGTTCGCGGTGCTCGAGACGAACCCCGACGCCCTGGAGATCGCCGACGAACTCGACCGCGAGTTCCAGGCCTCGGGGCCGAGGGGACCGCTGCACGGGATCCCGCTGCTGCTCAAGGACAACGTCGATACGGCGGACGGGATGACGACGACGGCCGGATCGACGGCGCTCCTCGGGTCCATCGCGCCTCAGGATGCCTTCGTGGCGGCGGGGCTGCGCGCGGCCGGAGCGCTCCTGCTCGGCAAGGCGAACATGAGCGAGTGGGCGGGCTGGAAGTCCTTCGAGTTCGGGGCGTCGGGCTGGAGCGGGCGCGGGTGGGACGGCGGACGGGGCGGCTTCTGCAGGAACCCGTACGCGCTCGACCGCACGCCGGGCGGGTCGAGTTCCGGGTCCGGGTCGGCGGCCGCGGCCAACCTTGCGGTCGCGACGATCGGCTCCGAGACCGACGGCTCGATCGTCGGCCCGTCGTCGCGCAACTGCCTCGTCGGCATCAAGCCCACGATCGGCCTCCACAGCCGGGGCGGAGTCATCCCCATCGCCCACAGCCAGGACAGCACCGGCCCCATGGCCCGCACCGTGCGCGACGCCGCGATCATGCTCGGCACCATGGTCGGCGTCGATCCCCGCGACCCGCTCACCGCCGCGAGCGCGGGCAACTTCCTGACCGACTACACGGGCGCGCTCGACCCGGCCGGCCTCAACGGCGCCCGCGTCGGCGTCCTGCGCGAGTACGCCGGCTTCGACAGCCGCGTCGACGCCCTCTTCGAGGAGGCGCTCGACGCCATGCGTGCGGAGGGCGCGACCGTCGTCGACCCCGTCACGCTCCCGGAGGAACTCCGGTTCGGCAACGAGTACGAGATGGAGGTGCTGTACCACGAGTTCAAGGCGGATCTGAACGCGTACCTCGCGTCGCTCGGCCCGGACGCGCCGATCAAGTCGCTGGCCGAACTCATCGAGTACAACGAGGCGAACCACGACCTCGAACTCGCGCTCTACGGGCAGGAACTGCATGTGCGCTCCCAAGAACGGGGACCGCTCACCGACCAGCGGTATCTCGACGCGCTGGCCGCGAGCCACCGGCTCTCCCGCGACGAAGGGATCGACCGCGCGATGGACGAACACCGACTGGACGCGCTCGTCGGGATCACGGCGGGGATCCCCGCCATTCAGGACCCGCTCGATGCCTCCGGCGGAGGCGGGGGCGGGTGCTCCACGCCGCCGGCCATGGCCGCCTACCCCAACATGTCCGTTCCCATGGGGTTCATCCGGGGGCTCCCGGTCGGCATGTCGCTGTGCGGCCGCGCGTGGAGCGAGGCCACGCTCATCCGTCTCGCCTACGCCTTCGAGCAGGCGACGAACGTCCGCCGGCCGCCGACGTTCCAGGCGACCGTACAGGTCTGA
- a CDS encoding serine hydrolase domain-containing protein codes for MRATLTRRGLLTRRGLKGLSVPLAVVFLGAAEVRGQSAPDFSSVRDEIRRALVAWDQPSMAVAIARGGEVLWEEGFGWADRERRIPATEHTMYSLASISKPITATGLMILVERGLVDLDAPANDYLGPAKIDGRAWDAARATVRRVASHTAGLPLHYQFFYEDEPHRRPHMDETIRRYANLVTAPDERWNYSNLGYGILDYIIERVSGQSYMDFMRDEVFRPLGLTRTSVDIGPGLEDFTATRYATDQSPIAFYDFDHPGGSAVFSSAHDLVRFGMFHLGHDLPEQRRIISDASIEAMRQPIRENAPTDAYGLGWVMRDLPGGLRLQRHGGGMGGVRTELAIAPEENAAVVVLSNSATPLTGYVSNLLWHTLFPDAVPKPTPPEVPDPHRLEREGILEEAGDGAAPLIDFAPMPELAGDWVGEVDTHLGPHRLALAIDDGGRAHVQLGDDLWTLLNNARFDGEYLRGGFRGDIGTEDANRTDHVLSLELKLRGDVLNGSMTAITLPNVRLGNALTHWAELRRR; via the coding sequence ATGAGGGCCACCCTCACACGTCGCGGCCTCCTGACACGCCGCGGCCTCAAGGGGCTTAGCGTCCCGCTCGCCGTCGTGTTCCTCGGCGCGGCCGAGGTGCGCGGACAGTCTGCCCCCGACTTCTCGTCGGTCCGTGACGAGATCCGGCGCGCGCTCGTGGCCTGGGACCAGCCCTCGATGGCCGTCGCCATCGCGCGGGGCGGGGAGGTTCTGTGGGAGGAGGGGTTCGGGTGGGCGGACCGGGAGCGGCGCATCCCCGCCACGGAACACACGATGTACTCGCTCGCCTCGATCTCGAAGCCGATCACGGCGACGGGGCTCATGATCCTCGTGGAACGGGGCCTCGTCGACCTCGACGCGCCGGCCAACGATTACCTGGGCCCGGCGAAGATCGACGGGCGCGCCTGGGACGCGGCGCGCGCGACGGTAAGGCGCGTGGCGAGCCACACGGCCGGGCTCCCCCTCCACTACCAGTTCTTCTACGAGGACGAACCGCACCGCCGGCCGCACATGGACGAGACGATCCGGCGCTACGCCAACCTCGTGACGGCGCCGGACGAACGCTGGAACTACTCGAACCTCGGCTACGGGATCCTCGACTACATCATCGAGCGCGTCTCGGGGCAATCGTACATGGATTTCATGCGCGACGAGGTGTTCCGGCCGCTGGGTCTCACCCGGACATCGGTCGACATCGGCCCGGGACTGGAGGACTTCACGGCGACGCGCTACGCGACGGACCAGAGTCCGATCGCGTTCTACGACTTCGACCATCCCGGCGGCTCCGCCGTGTTCAGCAGCGCGCACGACCTCGTCCGCTTCGGGATGTTCCACCTCGGCCACGACCTCCCCGAACAGCGGAGGATCATCTCGGACGCCTCCATCGAGGCCATGCGGCAGCCGATCCGGGAGAACGCTCCCACCGACGCCTACGGGCTCGGCTGGGTGATGCGGGACCTTCCGGGCGGCCTGCGGCTCCAGCGCCACGGCGGCGGGATGGGCGGCGTCCGCACGGAACTCGCGATCGCCCCGGAGGAGAACGCGGCGGTCGTCGTCCTCTCCAACTCGGCGACGCCGCTCACCGGCTACGTCTCGAACCTCCTCTGGCACACGCTGTTCCCGGACGCCGTGCCGAAGCCGACGCCGCCGGAGGTCCCGGACCCGCACCGGCTGGAGCGCGAGGGGATCCTCGAGGAGGCGGGGGACGGCGCCGCCCCGCTGATCGACTTCGCGCCCATGCCGGAGCTGGCCGGAGACTGGGTGGGCGAGGTGGACACGCACCTCGGGCCGCACCGGCTGGCGCTCGCGATCGACGACGGGGGGCGCGCCCACGTCCAGCTCGGCGACGACCTGTGGACGCTCCTCAACAACGCCCGCTTTGACGGCGAGTACCTGAGAGGCGGCTTCAGGGGCGACATCGGCACCGAGGACGCGAACCGCACCGACCACGTGCTGTCGCTGGAACTGAAGCTCCGAGGCGACGTCCTCAACGGCTCGATGACCGCGATCACGCTCCCGAACGTGCGCCTGGGCAACGCCCTCACGCACTGGGCCGAACTGCGCCGCCGATGA
- a CDS encoding CocE/NonD family hydrolase — protein sequence MLWAVALFAVACGPQRDAADAPPPPPTAAPTEAEAIAAAHHEYLAANYEKSEYMVAMRDGIELYTLVYEPRDRSREYPILLFRTPYSIGPYASGEYRNPLGPSREFDLSGYIFAFQDVRGQFRSEGEFEVIRAPAPEPRGPTDTDEITDNWDTIEWLLANVDNHNGRVGQWGISYPGWQTVMGMVDAHPALVASSPQASPSDMFIGDDWHHNGAFRIMYAFSWLSGNARRRDGPTDTRGARFDYGTTSGYDFFLNAGSAATVDELYFHGDVPAWRDFIEHPNYDEFWQRQNALRYLDDVRPATLNVAGWFDTEDFYGPMSIYRTVEAENPGLENTLVVGPWLHGGWARMDGDFLGCIAFDTKTSHHFQREFQYPFFEYHLKDEGTWDATEANVFLTGTNEWRAYDSWPPADVTPVSLYLGPDGTLSFEPPARTADSGAGSGADSVVDLHADSYLSDPASPVPFSAEERTTLGHLWKVEDQRFASERPDVLVYQSEPLEEDLTIAGPIGAEIFVSTTGTDSDWIVKLIDVYPDDAPPSANCDVPMGGYQMHLAGEIMRGRFRNDFENPEPMVPGEVTRIEIDLRDRFHTFKAGHRLMVHVQSSWFPAYDRNPQTFVDTYRAAPGDYEAATQAVYRSGDYPSRVILGVLPESP from the coding sequence ATGCTCTGGGCGGTCGCGCTCTTCGCGGTCGCGTGCGGGCCGCAGCGCGACGCGGCCGACGCGCCGCCACCGCCGCCGACCGCCGCCCCGACCGAGGCCGAAGCCATCGCCGCCGCGCACCACGAGTATCTCGCGGCGAACTACGAGAAGTCCGAGTACATGGTCGCGATGCGCGACGGGATCGAACTGTACACGCTCGTCTACGAGCCGCGGGACCGCTCGCGCGAATACCCCATCCTCCTCTTCCGCACGCCGTACTCCATCGGCCCCTACGCGTCCGGTGAGTATCGGAACCCGCTCGGGCCGTCACGGGAGTTCGACCTTTCCGGGTACATCTTCGCCTTCCAGGACGTGCGCGGGCAGTTCCGGTCGGAGGGCGAGTTCGAGGTCATCCGCGCCCCCGCACCGGAACCCCGTGGCCCGACCGATACCGACGAGATCACGGACAACTGGGACACGATCGAGTGGCTGCTCGCGAACGTCGACAACCACAACGGACGCGTGGGACAGTGGGGGATCTCCTACCCCGGCTGGCAGACCGTGATGGGGATGGTGGACGCGCACCCGGCGCTCGTGGCATCGTCGCCCCAGGCCTCGCCCTCGGACATGTTCATCGGCGACGACTGGCACCACAACGGGGCCTTCCGGATCATGTACGCCTTCTCGTGGCTGTCCGGGAACGCCCGCCGGCGCGACGGCCCCACCGACACGCGCGGCGCCCGCTTCGACTACGGCACGACCTCCGGCTACGACTTCTTCCTCAACGCCGGTTCCGCCGCCACGGTGGACGAACTCTACTTCCACGGCGACGTGCCGGCGTGGCGCGACTTCATCGAACACCCCAACTACGACGAGTTCTGGCAGCGGCAGAACGCTCTCCGCTACCTGGACGACGTCCGCCCCGCGACGCTGAACGTGGCGGGCTGGTTCGACACCGAGGACTTCTACGGTCCCATGTCCATCTACCGGACCGTCGAAGCGGAGAATCCCGGCCTCGAGAACACGCTCGTCGTCGGCCCCTGGCTGCACGGCGGCTGGGCGCGCATGGACGGCGACTTCCTCGGCTGCATCGCCTTCGACACGAAGACCTCGCACCACTTCCAGCGCGAGTTCCAGTACCCCTTCTTCGAATACCACCTGAAGGACGAGGGGACGTGGGACGCGACGGAGGCGAACGTCTTCCTCACGGGGACGAACGAATGGCGCGCCTACGATTCTTGGCCGCCGGCGGACGTCACCCCGGTGAGCCTGTACCTGGGGCCGGACGGGACGTTGAGCTTCGAGCCGCCGGCGCGAACCGCCGACTCGGGGGCCGGTTCAGGGGCCGACTCGGTCGTGGACTTGCACGCCGACTCATACCTGAGCGACCCGGCGAGTCCGGTGCCGTTCTCCGCCGAGGAACGCACGACGCTCGGCCACCTGTGGAAGGTGGAGGACCAGCGCTTCGCCTCGGAGCGCCCGGATGTCCTCGTCTACCAGTCGGAACCGCTGGAGGAGGACCTCACGATCGCGGGCCCGATCGGAGCCGAGATCTTCGTCTCCACGACGGGGACCGACTCCGACTGGATCGTGAAGCTGATCGACGTCTACCCCGACGACGCCCCGCCCAGCGCGAACTGCGACGTCCCCATGGGCGGCTACCAGATGCACCTCGCGGGCGAGATCATGCGCGGCCGCTTCCGGAACGACTTCGAGAACCCGGAGCCGATGGTGCCGGGTGAGGTGACCCGGATCGAGATCGACCTCCGCGACCGCTTCCACACCTTCAAGGCCGGACACCGGCTCATGGTCC